Proteins co-encoded in one Acinetobacter lwoffii genomic window:
- a CDS encoding PLP-dependent transferase yields MKQDSQTRLIHAPRKAPQAISTIQPPLYRASTIIFNNTDALFNRHWTDDYDYSYGTHGTPTTFTLGDNIAQLEGGLYHLLAPSGLSAINLVNSCFLSQGDEVWVADNIYGPNMEHLRNLEKRYGITVKVYNPIELDTFQPTDKAKLIWLEAAGSVTLEFPDLAGLVKKAQAHNILTALDNTWGAGLAFDAFDFSEEHLSVDMTVHALTKYPSGGGDILMGSVVTRDKALHHKLFRAHAIQGISVSGDDVAQIQRSLASMQLRYQHQSNSALTLMTWLKQQTEFVQVLHPADPDSAGHQYWKEICKQGDSAGLVSVIFDSTYVMQDIRNFCDSLKLFKLGFSWGGPVSLVMLYNLKDMRVLEHSHLKDGLLVRFCIGLEYPEDLIQDIQHALEQMKKLKNE; encoded by the coding sequence GTGAAACAAGACTCTCAAACTCGCCTGATTCATGCACCACGAAAGGCTCCTCAAGCGATTTCCACCATTCAACCTCCCCTCTATCGTGCATCGACCATTATCTTTAACAATACCGATGCCCTGTTTAATCGCCATTGGACCGATGACTATGACTATAGTTATGGCACGCATGGCACGCCTACGACCTTTACGCTGGGCGATAACATCGCACAGCTCGAAGGTGGTTTATATCACCTGCTCGCACCGAGTGGTTTATCCGCGATTAATCTCGTGAATTCTTGCTTTTTAAGCCAAGGAGATGAGGTTTGGGTGGCTGACAATATCTATGGTCCAAACATGGAACATTTACGCAATCTGGAAAAGCGTTATGGAATTACGGTTAAGGTCTACAATCCCATAGAGCTTGATACATTTCAGCCTACAGATAAAGCCAAACTGATCTGGCTCGAGGCTGCTGGCTCAGTCACCTTGGAATTTCCGGATCTGGCTGGTTTAGTGAAAAAAGCTCAGGCACACAATATTCTTACTGCGCTGGATAATACCTGGGGCGCAGGTCTGGCTTTTGATGCCTTTGATTTTAGTGAAGAGCATTTAAGTGTAGATATGACGGTACATGCACTGACCAAATATCCAAGCGGCGGGGGTGATATTCTGATGGGCTCGGTGGTTACGCGAGATAAGGCCCTGCATCACAAACTGTTCCGCGCACATGCCATTCAGGGCATTAGTGTTTCTGGTGATGATGTGGCACAGATACAACGCAGTCTGGCTTCGATGCAACTGCGATATCAACATCAATCCAACAGTGCGCTTACATTAATGACATGGCTTAAACAGCAAACCGAGTTTGTACAGGTGCTGCATCCTGCAGATCCGGACAGTGCAGGCCATCAGTACTGGAAAGAAATTTGCAAGCAAGGTGATAGTGCCGGCCTGGTCAGCGTGATCTTTGACAGCACATACGTAATGCAGGATATCCGGAATTTCTGTGATAGCTTAAAACTGTTTAAGCTTGGCTTTAGTTGGGGTGGCCCTGTCAGTCTGGTCATGCTATATAACTTAAAAGACATGCGTGTGCTGGAACATTCACACTTAAAAGACGGCTTGCTGGTTCGTTTCTGTATTGGACTGGAATATCCGGAAGATTTGATTCAAGATATTCAGCATGCACTAGAACAAATGAAAAAACTTAAAAACGAATAA
- a CDS encoding type 1 glutamine amidotransferase, which yields MKSHLKVHYFQHIAGEGFGSCYEFLKQHQAHITATEFFALPVDRPLEIEALPAVEEVDLLIIMGGTMSVNDEANFPWLKIEKRWLRRYLSHGKPAIGLCLGGQLIANALGAGVSRNPEQELGWTTVHRVANLPETCFSLPEQFNILQWHNETFELPKGAVHLAENEACRNQMYQLGRNVLGFQFHPEITPETLELFLENEGELAQFSGKYVQNLFELKKTTKQKFIEGNQILNRAIEYVLAKTA from the coding sequence ATGAAGTCGCATTTAAAAGTGCATTATTTTCAGCATATTGCTGGTGAAGGTTTTGGTAGTTGTTATGAATTTTTAAAGCAGCATCAGGCGCACATTACAGCGACTGAATTTTTTGCTTTACCCGTGGATCGACCGCTGGAGATCGAGGCGCTGCCTGCAGTGGAAGAGGTGGATTTGCTGATCATTATGGGGGGAACCATGAGTGTGAATGATGAAGCAAATTTCCCTTGGTTAAAAATAGAAAAACGCTGGTTGCGTCGCTATCTTTCGCATGGCAAACCGGCAATTGGCCTGTGTCTGGGTGGGCAGTTGATTGCAAATGCTTTGGGTGCAGGTGTTAGTCGCAATCCAGAACAGGAATTGGGGTGGACCACGGTGCACAGAGTGGCGAATCTACCAGAGACGTGTTTTAGCCTGCCGGAGCAGTTTAATATTCTGCAATGGCACAATGAAACATTTGAATTGCCTAAAGGGGCAGTCCATCTGGCAGAAAATGAAGCCTGTCGTAATCAGATGTACCAGTTGGGTAGAAATGTATTGGGCTTCCAGTTTCATCCGGAAATTACCCCAGAAACACTCGAATTGTTTTTAGAAAATGAAGGAGAGCTTGCACAATTTTCAGGAAAATATGTGCAAAATTTATTTGAATTAAAAAAAACCACGAAGCAAAAATTTATTGAAGGAAATCAGATATTAAATCGTGCTATAGAATATGTTTTGGCAAAAACTGCCTAA
- the rpsJ gene encoding 30S ribosomal protein S10, with protein MSNQRIRIRLKSFDHRLIDQSAQEIVETAKRTGAQVCGPIPMPTRIERFNVLTSPHVNKDARDQYEIRTYKRLIDIVQPTDKTVDALMKLDLAAGVDVQIALG; from the coding sequence ATGTCTAACCAGAGAATTCGTATCCGTCTTAAGTCTTTTGATCATCGCCTGATTGATCAATCAGCTCAAGAAATCGTAGAAACCGCAAAACGTACTGGCGCACAAGTGTGTGGTCCAATTCCAATGCCAACACGCATTGAACGTTTTAACGTTTTAACATCACCACACGTAAACAAAGACGCGCGTGACCAGTACGAAATCCGTACTTACAAGCGTTTGATCGACATCGTTCAACCTACAGACAAAACTGTAGATGCATTGATGAAGTTAGATCTTGCAGCTGGTGTTGATGTTCAGATCGCATTGGGTTAA
- the rplC gene encoding 50S ribosomal protein L3: protein MAIGLVGRKCGMTRIFTDAGVSVPVTVIEVDPNRITQIKTLETDGYQAIQITTGERRESRVTNAQKGHFAKAGVAAGRLVQEFRATEADLEGREVGGTLTVELFQVGQVVDVTGQSKGKGFQGGVKRWNFRTQDATHGNSVSHRVLGSTGQNQTPGRVFKGKKMAGHLGAERVTTQGLEIVAIDTERSVLVVKGAVPGATGGDVIVRPTIKA, encoded by the coding sequence ATGGCTATTGGTTTAGTCGGTCGCAAGTGCGGTATGACACGTATCTTTACAGATGCTGGTGTTTCTGTGCCTGTTACAGTGATTGAGGTTGATCCTAACCGCATCACTCAAATCAAAACGCTTGAAACTGATGGTTATCAAGCGATTCAAATCACTACTGGTGAACGTCGCGAATCTCGCGTAACTAACGCTCAGAAAGGCCACTTCGCGAAAGCGGGTGTTGCAGCTGGTCGTCTAGTTCAAGAATTCCGTGCTACAGAAGCTGATCTTGAAGGTCGTGAAGTTGGTGGTACGCTTACCGTTGAATTGTTCCAGGTTGGTCAAGTTGTTGACGTAACTGGTCAATCTAAAGGTAAAGGTTTCCAAGGTGGTGTTAAGCGTTGGAACTTCCGTACGCAAGATGCAACTCACGGTAACTCAGTTTCTCACCGTGTTTTAGGTTCTACTGGTCAAAACCAGACTCCTGGTCGCGTATTCAAAGGCAAAAAAATGGCTGGCCATTTAGGTGCTGAACGCGTAACTACACAGGGTCTTGAGATCGTTGCTATCGACACAGAACGTTCAGTTCTAGTTGTTAAAGGCGCGGTTCCTGGTGCTACTGGTGGCGACGTAATCGTTCGTCCTACGATCAAGGCCTGA
- the rplD gene encoding 50S ribosomal protein L4: MNLNTVSGSAVELSEVAFGREFNEALVHQVVTAYLAGGRQGSKAQKSRADVSGGGRKPFRQKGTGRARAGSIRSPIWVGGGKTFAARPQDWSQKVNRKMYRGAMQCILAELVRQDRLVLVEEFAVAAPKTKELLAKLNDLNATRALIVTDAVDENLYLAARNIPHVDVVDAAAIDPVSLIAFDKVVMSVAAAKKIEVELG, translated from the coding sequence GTGAATTTAAATACTGTTTCCGGCTCTGCTGTTGAATTATCAGAAGTTGCGTTCGGTCGTGAATTTAATGAAGCTCTTGTTCACCAAGTGGTTACAGCTTATTTAGCTGGTGGCCGTCAAGGTTCAAAAGCTCAGAAATCACGTGCAGACGTTTCTGGCGGTGGTCGCAAGCCATTCCGTCAAAAAGGTACTGGCCGCGCTCGTGCTGGTTCTATTCGTAGCCCAATCTGGGTTGGCGGTGGTAAAACTTTTGCTGCTCGTCCACAAGACTGGTCTCAAAAAGTAAACCGTAAAATGTACCGCGGTGCTATGCAATGCATCCTAGCTGAACTTGTTCGTCAAGATCGCTTAGTTTTAGTTGAAGAGTTTGCTGTTGCAGCTCCAAAAACTAAAGAATTGCTTGCAAAACTTAACGACTTGAATGCGACTCGCGCATTGATCGTTACTGATGCTGTTGATGAGAACCTGTATCTTGCTGCGCGCAACATTCCACACGTTGATGTGGTTGATGCTGCTGCAATCGATCCGGTTAGCTTGATTGCGTTCGACAAAGTTGTTATGTCTGTAGCTGCTGCTAAGAAAATTGAGGTAGAACTCGGATGA
- the rplW gene encoding 50S ribosomal protein L23, with protein sequence MNNERIYQVLQGPVFSEKAQVLGETAGVQVFKVALNANKLEIKKAVEQLFGVEVVKVNTTITKGKSKRFGKTLGRRSDVKKAYVTLKAGQDVEMADLGDTAESTAE encoded by the coding sequence ATGAACAACGAACGTATCTATCAAGTCCTGCAAGGACCTGTATTCTCAGAAAAAGCACAAGTTTTAGGTGAAACTGCTGGTGTTCAAGTGTTTAAAGTTGCATTAAATGCAAACAAGCTTGAAATCAAAAAAGCAGTGGAACAACTCTTTGGTGTGGAAGTTGTTAAAGTTAACACGACTATCACTAAAGGTAAGTCTAAACGCTTTGGTAAAACATTAGGACGTCGTTCTGATGTTAAAAAAGCATACGTCACCCTGAAAGCTGGCCAAGATGTTGAAATGGCTGACTTGGGCGATACCGCTGAAAGCACAGCGGAATAA
- the rplB gene encoding 50S ribosomal protein L2, with the protein MPIQKCKPTSPGRRFVEKVVHDHLHKGAPYSPLVEAKKRTGGRNNNGHITTRHVGGGHKQHYRLVDFKRNKDGIPATVERIEYDPNRTAHIALVLYADGERRYIIAPKGLRAGDKVQSGNDAPIRPGNCLPLRNMPIGSTLHNIELKIGKGAQLARSAGTSVQLLGRDGSYAIVRLRSGEMRKIHVECRAVLGEVSNSESNLRSLGKAGASRWRGVRPTVRGMAMNPVDHPHGGGEGRNKGIQPVSPWGQKAKGYKTRTNKRTTKMIIRDRRVK; encoded by the coding sequence ATGCCTATTCAAAAATGTAAGCCAACGTCTCCAGGACGTCGCTTTGTAGAGAAAGTGGTTCACGATCACCTTCACAAAGGCGCACCATACTCTCCGTTGGTTGAAGCTAAAAAACGTACTGGCGGCCGTAATAATAACGGTCACATCACGACTCGTCACGTTGGTGGCGGTCACAAGCAGCACTACCGTCTAGTTGATTTTAAACGTAACAAAGATGGTATTCCTGCAACTGTAGAGCGTATCGAATACGATCCTAACCGTACTGCACACATTGCACTTGTATTGTATGCTGATGGTGAGCGTCGTTATATCATCGCTCCTAAAGGCCTTCGCGCTGGCGATAAAGTACAGTCTGGTAACGATGCTCCAATTCGTCCAGGTAACTGCTTGCCGCTTCGCAACATGCCTATCGGTTCTACTCTTCACAACATCGAACTTAAAATCGGTAAAGGCGCGCAGTTAGCTCGTTCAGCTGGTACTTCAGTTCAGCTGTTGGGTCGTGACGGTTCTTACGCTATCGTTCGTCTGCGTTCAGGCGAGATGCGTAAAATTCACGTTGAATGCCGTGCTGTGTTAGGTGAAGTATCTAACTCAGAAAGCAACCTTCGTTCACTAGGTAAAGCTGGTGCATCACGCTGGCGTGGTGTTCGTCCTACCGTTCGTGGTATGGCGATGAACCCAGTTGACCATCCACATGGTGGTGGTGAAGGGCGTAACAAAGGTATTCAACCTGTAAGCCCATGGGGTCAAAAAGCTAAAGGGTACAAGACACGTACCAATAAGCGTACGACTAAGATGATTATTCGCGACCGTCGCGTTAAGTAA
- the rpsS gene encoding 30S ribosomal protein S19, which translates to MPRSLKKGPFVDAHLFAKVEAAIAANNRKPIKTWSRRSMILPDFVGLTISVHNGRNHVPVIVSEHMVGHKLGEFAPTRTYRGHGVDKKSKR; encoded by the coding sequence ATGCCTCGTTCTCTGAAAAAAGGCCCATTCGTCGATGCGCACTTGTTCGCTAAGGTTGAAGCGGCTATCGCGGCTAATAACCGTAAGCCGATCAAAACTTGGTCGCGTCGTTCGATGATCCTCCCGGATTTTGTTGGTTTAACAATTTCTGTACACAATGGCCGTAACCACGTTCCTGTGATCGTTTCTGAGCACATGGTTGGTCACAAGCTTGGTGAATTTGCACCAACTCGTACCTATCGCGGTCACGGTGTTGACAAGAAATCTAAACGTTAA
- the rplV gene encoding 50S ribosomal protein L22, with product MEVTAKLRGAAISAQKARLVADLIRGKSVAHALNILNFSNKKAAVLVKKALESAIANAEHNNSLDVDDLKVSTIYVDEGMSLKRIMPRAKGRADRITKRTCHITVKVGV from the coding sequence ATGGAAGTAACTGCTAAATTACGCGGTGCCGCTATCTCGGCACAAAAAGCTCGTTTGGTTGCAGATCTTATCCGCGGCAAATCTGTTGCGCACGCTCTTAACATCCTTAACTTCAGCAACAAAAAAGCTGCAGTTCTAGTTAAGAAAGCGTTGGAATCTGCGATTGCAAACGCTGAACACAATAACAGTTTAGATGTAGACGACCTTAAAGTTTCTACGATCTACGTTGATGAAGGCATGAGCCTGAAACGTATTATGCCACGTGCTAAAGGCCGTGCAGATCGTATTACTAAGCGTACTTGTCACATCACCGTTAAGGTAGGGGTTTGA
- the rplP gene encoding 50S ribosomal protein L16 produces MLQPKRTKFRKVQKGRNTGLAHRGSTVSFGTIALKSVERGQMTARQIEAARRTISRRIKRGGKIFIRVFPDKPITSKPLEVRMGKGKGSVEYWVCQIKPGKVLYEIDGVNEELAREAFTLAAAKLPFKTAIVTRTVM; encoded by the coding sequence ATGTTGCAACCTAAGCGTACTAAATTCCGTAAAGTGCAGAAAGGCCGTAACACTGGTCTAGCACACCGCGGTAGCACAGTATCTTTCGGTACTATTGCACTTAAATCAGTTGAACGTGGTCAAATGACTGCGCGTCAAATTGAAGCAGCGCGTCGTACAATTAGCCGTCGTATTAAGCGTGGTGGTAAGATCTTTATCCGTGTATTCCCGGACAAGCCGATTACTTCTAAGCCTCTTGAAGTGCGTATGGGTAAAGGTAAAGGTTCTGTGGAATATTGGGTTTGCCAAATCAAACCAGGTAAAGTCTTGTACGAAATTGATGGTGTTAACGAAGAATTGGCTCGCGAAGCGTTTACGCTTGCAGCAGCTAAGCTTCCGTTTAAAACCGCTATCGTGACTCGGACGGTAATGTAA
- the rpmC gene encoding 50S ribosomal protein L29 produces MKTKDLREKSVEELTALLDEQQLNQFRLRMAKATGQLGKSHEVALTRQTIARIKTLLTEKQGNGQ; encoded by the coding sequence ATGAAAACTAAAGATCTACGTGAAAAGTCGGTAGAAGAGTTGACAGCTTTGCTTGATGAGCAACAGCTTAACCAATTCCGTCTTCGTATGGCGAAAGCAACTGGTCAATTGGGTAAATCGCATGAAGTTGCACTTACTCGTCAGACTATTGCTCGTATTAAGACCCTCCTTACCGAAAAACAGGGGAACGGACAATGA
- the rpsQ gene encoding 30S ribosomal protein S17: MSDKTVRTLTGKVVSDKMDKSIVVLIERQVQHPLYGKLIRRSTKLHAHDENNTAKAGDVVTIKESRPISKTKSWTLVEVVEAAAE, from the coding sequence ATGAGTGATAAAACAGTCCGCACGTTAACTGGCAAAGTTGTAAGCGACAAGATGGATAAATCTATCGTTGTTCTTATTGAACGCCAAGTTCAACACCCGTTGTATGGCAAATTAATCCGCCGTTCAACAAAATTACATGCTCATGATGAGAACAACACAGCGAAAGCTGGTGATGTTGTAACCATTAAAGAAAGCCGCCCAATTTCTAAAACTAAGTCTTGGACTCTAGTTGAAGTTGTTGAAGCAGCTGCTGAGTAA
- the rplN gene encoding 50S ribosomal protein L14: MIQTETMLDVADNSGARRVQCIKVLGGSHRRYASVGDIIKVTVKEAIPRARVKKGDVMNAVVVRTKFGIRRADGSVIRFDDNAAVILNNNKAPIATRIFGPVTRELRTEQFMKIISLAPEVL, encoded by the coding sequence ATGATTCAGACCGAAACTATGCTCGACGTAGCAGACAACAGTGGTGCACGCCGCGTACAATGTATTAAAGTACTTGGTGGCTCGCATCGTCGTTATGCTTCTGTTGGCGACATTATTAAAGTTACTGTAAAAGAAGCAATTCCACGCGCACGTGTTAAAAAAGGTGACGTGATGAATGCGGTTGTGGTTCGTACAAAATTCGGTATCCGTCGTGCAGACGGTTCAGTGATTCGTTTCGACGATAACGCTGCTGTTATTTTGAACAACAACAAAGCGCCGATTGCAACTCGTATTTTCGGACCAGTGACTCGTGAACTTCGTACTGAACAGTTCATGAAAATTATTTCATTGGCTCCTGAAGTTCTATAA
- the rplX gene encoding 50S ribosomal protein L24, translating into MAKIKKGDQVIVIAGKEKGKQGTVLSVSNDRVKVEGLNLVKKHQKPNRATGAEGSVVTQEASLHISNVAVFNATTQKADRVGYQVIDGVKTRVFKSNGESVAVAK; encoded by the coding sequence ATGGCTAAGATTAAAAAAGGCGATCAAGTAATTGTGATCGCAGGTAAAGAAAAAGGCAAACAGGGTACTGTTCTGTCTGTTTCTAATGACCGTGTTAAGGTTGAAGGCCTTAACTTGGTGAAGAAGCATCAGAAGCCGAACCGTGCTACAGGCGCTGAAGGTAGCGTTGTAACTCAGGAAGCTTCGCTTCATATTTCAAACGTGGCAGTTTTTAATGCTACAACCCAAAAGGCTGACCGTGTTGGTTACCAAGTGATTGATGGCGTGAAAACTCGCGTATTCAAATCAAATGGTGAATCAGTGGCGGTAGCGAAGTAA
- the rplE gene encoding 50S ribosomal protein L5 has translation MARLKTRYNDELKAQLQEVLGVKNVMEIPRITKITINMGVGAAAADKKLLDGALSDMQAIAGQKPVLTLARKSIAGFKIRDGWPIGCKVTLRGERMYEFLDRLISIAIPRIRDFRGFSAKSFDGRGNYSMGLKEQIMFPEIDFDKIDRIRGMDITITTTARTDDEGRALMRAFGFPFK, from the coding sequence ATGGCCAGACTTAAAACACGTTACAACGACGAACTTAAAGCTCAATTACAAGAAGTATTGGGCGTTAAGAATGTGATGGAGATTCCTCGCATCACTAAAATCACGATCAACATGGGTGTTGGCGCAGCTGCTGCCGACAAAAAACTCCTTGATGGTGCTCTTTCAGATATGCAAGCTATCGCTGGTCAAAAACCAGTACTTACGTTAGCTCGTAAATCAATCGCTGGTTTTAAAATCCGTGATGGTTGGCCGATCGGTTGTAAAGTTACTTTACGCGGCGAACGTATGTACGAATTCTTGGACCGTTTGATCTCGATTGCGATCCCTCGTATCCGTGACTTCCGTGGTTTCTCTGCGAAATCATTCGACGGTCGTGGTAACTACTCAATGGGTCTTAAGGAACAAATCATGTTCCCTGAAATCGATTTTGACAAGATTGATCGTATTCGTGGTATGGATATTACCATTACTACGACTGCTCGCACCGATGACGAAGGCCGTGCGCTTATGCGTGCATTCGGCTTCCCGTTCAAATAA
- the rpsN gene encoding 30S ribosomal protein S14, translated as MAKKGMINRELKREATVAKYAAKRAELKAVIANVNASDEERFEAMMKLQALPRNASPVRLRNRCGLTGRPHGYFRKFGLSRNKLRETVMQGDVPGVVKASW; from the coding sequence ATGGCTAAGAAAGGTATGATTAATCGCGAATTGAAACGCGAAGCTACTGTTGCTAAATACGCTGCAAAACGTGCTGAATTAAAAGCTGTTATTGCAAACGTAAATGCATCAGACGAAGAACGTTTCGAAGCGATGATGAAATTACAAGCATTACCACGTAATGCATCTCCAGTACGTCTACGTAACCGTTGTGGTTTAACTGGTCGTCCTCATGGTTACTTCCGTAAGTTCGGTTTAAGCCGTAACAAATTACGTGAAACAGTAATGCAAGGTGATGTACCTGGCGTTGTTAAGGCAAGCTGGTAA
- the rpsH gene encoding 30S ribosomal protein S8 yields MSMQDTVADMLTRVRNAQMAKKQTVSMPNSKLKVAIANLLQQEGYISNVEVADAEGKPTLTLTLKYFEGKPVIETVKRVSRPGLRQYRGKDALPSVKQGLGIAIVSTSKGIMTDRAARAAGVGGEVIAFVS; encoded by the coding sequence ATGAGTATGCAAGATACCGTTGCCGACATGCTAACACGTGTTCGTAACGCACAAATGGCAAAGAAACAAACTGTTTCTATGCCTAATTCTAAGTTGAAAGTAGCAATTGCTAACTTACTTCAACAAGAAGGTTATATTTCAAACGTAGAAGTTGCGGATGCTGAAGGCAAACCAACTCTTACTTTGACTTTAAAGTATTTCGAAGGCAAACCAGTTATCGAAACTGTGAAGCGCGTAAGCCGTCCAGGTCTACGTCAGTATCGCGGTAAAGATGCACTTCCTAGCGTTAAGCAAGGTTTAGGTATTGCAATTGTTTCTACAAGCAAAGGCATCATGACTGATCGCGCTGCACGTGCTGCAGGCGTTGGTGGTGAAGTTATTGCTTTTGTTTCTTAA
- the rplF gene encoding 50S ribosomal protein L6, with translation MSRVAKAPVTVPNGVTVTQNGRQVEVKGTKGTLSFNLHALVELKQEDGILAIAPVQESKDAWMQAGTARAVLNNLVKGVSEGFERKLQLIGVGYKAAVKGDVVHLNLGFSHPIDYALPAGVTAETPTATEIILKSADKAALGQVAADIRGYRPPEPYKGKGVRYSDEVVLRKEAKKK, from the coding sequence ATGTCTCGTGTGGCTAAAGCCCCAGTAACTGTACCTAACGGTGTAACAGTTACTCAGAACGGCCGGCAGGTCGAAGTGAAAGGCACTAAAGGTACATTGTCTTTCAACCTGCATGCGCTGGTCGAGCTTAAACAGGAAGACGGTATTCTAGCTATTGCTCCAGTACAAGAGTCGAAAGACGCTTGGATGCAAGCTGGTACTGCTCGCGCTGTGCTTAACAACCTTGTAAAAGGTGTTAGCGAAGGTTTCGAACGTAAGTTACAGCTTATCGGTGTTGGTTATAAAGCTGCGGTTAAAGGTGACGTTGTTCATCTTAACCTTGGTTTCTCTCACCCGATCGATTATGCACTTCCTGCAGGTGTAACTGCTGAAACTCCAACTGCAACTGAAATCATTCTTAAATCTGCTGATAAAGCAGCTTTAGGACAGGTTGCTGCAGATATCCGTGGTTACCGTCCACCAGAGCCATATAAAGGCAAAGGTGTTCGTTATTCTGACGAAGTTGTACTTCGTAAAGAAGCTAAGAAGAAATAA
- the rplR gene encoding 50S ribosomal protein L18, whose protein sequence is MNEKKQSRLRRAKSTRLHIRALGATRLCVNRTPRHIYAQVISADGGKVLAQASTLDATLRAGTTGNVEAAQKVGALIAERAKAAGVTKVAFDRSGFKYHGRIKALADAARENGLEF, encoded by the coding sequence ATGAACGAAAAGAAACAATCCCGTTTGCGTCGTGCGAAAAGCACACGCTTGCACATCCGTGCATTGGGTGCGACTCGTTTGTGTGTAAACCGCACTCCGCGTCACATCTATGCTCAAGTTATCTCTGCAGATGGTGGCAAAGTATTAGCGCAAGCTTCTACTTTAGACGCTACTCTACGTGCGGGTACAACTGGTAACGTTGAAGCAGCTCAAAAAGTAGGTGCTTTAATCGCAGAACGCGCTAAAGCAGCTGGTGTTACTAAAGTTGCATTTGACCGTTCTGGTTTTAAATATCATGGTCGTATCAAAGCCTTGGCTGATGCTGCTCGTGAAAACGGCTTGGAGTTCTAA
- the rpsE gene encoding 30S ribosomal protein S5: protein MAKVEQNEGLVEKLVAVDRVAKVVKGGRIFSFTALTVVGDGNGRVGFGRGKAREVPAAISKALEAARRNMITVDLVDGTLQHPIHARHGASRVFMQPASEGTGVIAGGAMRAVLEAVGVRNVLTKCRGSTNAANVVNATFNGLRDMTTPEKVAAKRGLSVEQIQG from the coding sequence ATGGCTAAAGTTGAACAAAACGAAGGTCTTGTTGAAAAGCTGGTTGCCGTTGATCGTGTAGCCAAAGTTGTTAAGGGTGGTCGTATCTTCTCTTTCACAGCATTAACTGTTGTGGGTGATGGTAATGGTCGCGTAGGTTTTGGTCGTGGTAAAGCACGTGAAGTTCCAGCTGCTATCTCTAAAGCACTTGAAGCTGCTCGTCGCAATATGATTACTGTTGACCTTGTTGATGGTACGTTACAGCACCCAATTCATGCACGTCACGGCGCTAGCCGCGTATTCATGCAGCCTGCCTCTGAAGGTACAGGTGTAATTGCTGGTGGTGCTATGCGTGCAGTTCTAGAAGCTGTAGGCGTACGTAACGTGTTGACTAAATGCCGTGGTTCTACTAACGCTGCTAACGTAGTAAACGCAACTTTCAATGGTTTGCGTGATATGACTACTCCTGAAAAGGTTGCTGCGAAACGTGGTCTTTCAGTAGAACAAATTCAAGGGTAA
- the rpmD gene encoding 50S ribosomal protein L30, with translation MKTIKVTQTKSASHRLKNHKLSLQGLGLRRIGHTVEVLDTPSNRGMINQVYYMVSVEE, from the coding sequence ATGAAAACGATTAAAGTTACCCAGACTAAATCTGCATCGCACCGCTTGAAAAATCACAAGCTTAGCCTGCAAGGTTTAGGTCTGCGTCGTATTGGTCATACTGTAGAAGTGTTAGACACACCTTCTAACCGTGGTATGATCAACCAAGTCTACTATATGGTTAGTGTAGAGGAATAA